The following are encoded in a window of Geobacter metallireducens GS-15 genomic DNA:
- a CDS encoding O-acetylhomoserine aminocarboxypropyltransferase/cysteine synthase family protein: MARDFQLDTLLIHGGLEPGPAGATTVPIVQSSSFAHETAEDLEDIFRGRKAGHVYTRINNPTTESLERRLALLEGGISAIATSSGMAAITLAVLSIVRCGDEILSSASLFGGTFSLFRDTLSNYGIATRFVDPSDLAAMRAAVTERTRLIFVETMGNPRLDVPDLAALAAIAREAGVPLVVDATVTTPVLGRVKELGADIIVHSTSKYINGTGSAIGGAIIDCGTFDWRRESYPHFEPYVKKFRQFAFSARARKLIHKDLGACPAPMNSYLLSEGIETMALRMERNCANAQRLAEFLAAHPKVAWVNYPGLTSSPWHETAKAQFGGRYGALLTFGLADKAAAFHCIDGLRLAKNLANIGDTKTLVIHPASTICADFGPEEKALMGVSEEMIRVSVGIEAIDDIIEDFAESLNAI; this comes from the coding sequence ATGGCGCGGGATTTTCAGCTCGACACCCTCTTGATTCACGGCGGCCTTGAACCCGGCCCTGCTGGGGCCACGACGGTTCCCATCGTCCAGTCTTCCTCCTTTGCCCACGAAACCGCCGAGGATCTGGAGGACATCTTCCGGGGCCGCAAGGCGGGGCATGTCTATACCCGGATCAACAACCCGACCACCGAGAGTCTGGAGCGCCGGTTGGCGCTGCTGGAAGGGGGGATCTCGGCCATTGCCACCTCCTCGGGGATGGCGGCCATCACTCTGGCGGTGCTGTCCATCGTCCGCTGCGGCGACGAGATCCTCTCCTCGGCATCCCTCTTCGGCGGCACCTTCTCCCTCTTCCGCGACACCCTCTCCAACTACGGCATCGCCACCCGTTTCGTGGATCCGAGTGATCTCGCCGCAATGCGGGCCGCAGTCACCGAGCGAACCCGTCTCATCTTTGTGGAGACCATGGGGAACCCGCGGCTCGACGTCCCCGACCTGGCGGCCCTGGCTGCGATCGCCCGGGAGGCAGGTGTGCCCCTCGTAGTGGACGCCACCGTCACCACGCCAGTACTCGGCAGGGTGAAAGAGCTGGGGGCCGACATTATTGTCCACTCCACCAGCAAGTACATCAACGGCACCGGCAGCGCCATCGGCGGGGCCATCATCGACTGCGGCACATTTGACTGGCGGCGGGAGAGCTATCCCCACTTCGAGCCGTACGTGAAGAAGTTTCGCCAGTTCGCCTTCTCCGCCCGTGCCCGAAAGTTGATCCACAAAGACCTCGGCGCCTGTCCCGCTCCTATGAACTCATACCTTCTGTCGGAAGGGATCGAAACCATGGCGCTGCGGATGGAGCGCAACTGCGCAAATGCCCAGCGCCTGGCGGAGTTCCTGGCCGCCCACCCCAAGGTGGCGTGGGTCAACTATCCCGGCCTCACCAGTTCGCCGTGGCACGAAACGGCTAAAGCGCAGTTCGGCGGCCGCTACGGCGCGCTTCTGACCTTCGGCCTTGCTGACAAGGCTGCTGCCTTCCACTGCATCGACGGCCTGCGGCTGGCCAAGAATCTGGCCAACATCGGCGACACCAAGACTCTGGTGATTCATCCCGCCAGCACCATCTGCGCCGATTTCGGCCCCGAGGAGAAGGCTCTCATGGGAGTGAGCGAGGAGATGATCCGCGTCTCCGTCGGCATCGAGGCCATCGACGACATAATCGAGGACTTTGCGGAGTCCCTCAACGCTATATAG
- the thiS gene encoding sulfur carrier protein ThiS, producing MNLTVNGKPSTVDGAESLNVTELLSALKVAQAEYVTVELNGEVLEREAFDATTVKDGDAVEFLYFMGGGK from the coding sequence ATGAATTTGACGGTAAACGGTAAACCCTCCACGGTGGATGGTGCAGAGAGCCTGAACGTGACCGAACTCCTCTCGGCGCTCAAGGTGGCCCAGGCCGAGTATGTGACGGTGGAGCTGAACGGCGAGGTGCTGGAGCGGGAGGCGTTCGATGCCACAACGGTAAAAGATGGCGATGCGGTGGAATTCCTCTACTTTATGGGCGGAGGTAAGTAA